Below is a genomic region from Rana temporaria chromosome 3, aRanTem1.1, whole genome shotgun sequence.
gcctagaaaaatgaagttcaatgcttccgagcatgcgttgaattgtttccgagcatgcatgtttttttctctgtcggagttccatacagacaaaaatGGAATTTcctaaaaaaagagaacatgttctctttctaactccgtcggaatggggcatacacacggtcagaatatccaatgaaaaaattcccctCCTAGCGCATTACCACCATAACCATTTTCTGAATCTCATAAATAAGCATAGGCgtacgcacagggtgtgccaggtgtgcccaggcacaccctaatcaccctgtgcagcacagattccccctactgccctgggtcCTATCTTCCCCCCAtagcgctgccagcttccctcctctcctatcggctgttgctgctgggatgttttaggagtggggaaggggccagtaaatatgtaatttacctgccccttccctttctgaatgaacctcgtgagtgatcggtagtgtgtgtttgggctttggggtgcacaccctaatgcaataggctgcgcacacctatgtaaaTAAGTACTCATAGACATGATTAAAAACAGGCATATCGAACGAAAACTCCAGCCAGAGGTGATGTCGTCTACTCCAGTGCCACACGGTTGGGAGGCTTATGTGTTTTGAAGGCCAGACCCCATTCCTCAGAGCTAACAAGGTgcctaaagtgacactaaactctggtttaaaaaaaaaaaatattctattcaAGTGTGTATTCTTAACTCAAAAAGTACCAGTGCTCTGAGCCTCCTCCAGATATCTCTGTCTCCTGTTGGAGGGACTCTATGTTCATTCTCCATAGTCACACTGTAAGTAAgagttttctctttctttctcactcCTGAGATAGAATAGAGGCTATGGACTATGGGATGTGTGGTATGCAAAGTGCAGTGCACATGACCACAACAAacacttcccatttaaaacaaacaGAAGTGAGAGGGTAAAGAGGGGTTTGGGAGCTCAGAGGACATTACACAGTAAGAACtatttcattaaaaatatattacagaGCCATTAAGTAGTAGAAGTGTATAACATATTTTGGCGAGAAAAAAGGGCTCACTGTCCCTGTCCAAGGTGCTGAACGAGGATGTGTCCCTGTCAAATGTGCTGAATAGGAATGTGTCTCTGTCTAGTGTGCTGAACAAAGACGTGTCCCTGTCATAAGTGCTGAACTGTGTGTTGTCCTTATACTAGGCGAATAACAGTGTGCTGTCCCTCTCAAGGGTGACTGAGCTATGTCCCTCTCCAAAAAGATGTTTAGTCATTCCTGAATGCATTAAATAGTGTAATGTCACCGTCCAAGGTGCTGAACAGAGCTGTGTCCTTGTCTAAGGCACTGAACTGAACCATGCCCCTCTCCAAATGAGTAAaatgtgttttgttatttttgcatGTATTAAAGCAATGTACTGTCCTTCTGCGAGATGCAGAACAGAGATGTGTCCCTGTCTAAGGTGCCTGAACTGCAtgatgtccttattaaaagtgctTAACAGTGTGATGTCTCTCTCCGAGGTGCAGAATTGAGCTATGCCCCTCTACAGGATACTAAAATGTGTTGTATTCGTTCTCAGTGTATTTGACCTTGTGCTGTCCCTCTCCAAGGTGATAGACTGTGCTGTGTCCCTCTCCAAGGTGGTAGACTGTGCTGTGTCCCTGTCCAAGGAGCTGGGATGTTTCTGTGTCCCTGTCCAAGGTGCTGTGCTGTGTCCCTGTGCCTGTGCTGTGTCCCTAAGGTGCTTGGCTGTCCCCCTCCAgggtgctgggatgtgctgtgtcCCTGTCCAAGGAGCTAGGCTGTGTCCCTGTCTAaagtgctgggatgtgctgtgtcCCTAAGGTGCTTGGCTGTGTCCCTGTCTAAGGTGCTGGAATGTGCTGTGTCCCTAAGGTGCTTGGCTGTCCCCCTCCAGGGTGCTGGGATGGGTTGTGTCCCTGTCCAATGTGCTGGGCTGTTCTGTACCCCTCCAAGTTGCTGGGATGGGCTGTGTCCCTGCCCAAGGTGCTGGACTGTGCTGTTTCCCCCTCCAATGTGCTGGACTGTGCTGTACCCCTCCAGGGTGCTGGGATGGGCTGTGCCCCTGTCCAGTGTGCTGGACTGGGCTGTACCCCTCCAGGGTGCTGGGATGGGCTGTGCCCCTGTCCAAGGTGCTGGACTGTGCTGTTTCCCCCTCCAATGTGCTGGACTGTGCTGTACCCCTCCAGGGTGCTGGGATAGGCTGTGCCCCTGTCCAAGGTGCTGGACTGTGCTGTACCCCTCCAGGGTGCTGGGATGGGCTGTGCCCCTGTCCAAGGTCCTGGACTGTGCCGTTTCCCCCTCCAATGTGCTGGGTTGTGCTGAAAATAGCATTGCAACTATTGGAAGTACCGAAATCCATTCAATCCCTATCGGAGCTTTTTTCATGAACCTGTTTGCTGTGTTTCTGTATTGTTTTAGTGCTCTTGTATCTCTTCCTAGTGTGAAAGCTCTGCATTGTGTGACCTGTACCTCTCCCACATGTGGTGTGCGCTGTCCCTCTCCAATATGCTAAATCAGCATTTCACAGCTTTCACTCTGCAGATTTAGTCACCTAGGAAGGAACAGTGACCACCTGCTAAGGAAGCGATGCACAAATATCAGTATTTTGCATTAAATCCATAGTGTACAATATTAAACCCTTGACGTATTCAGCATACAAGTGGGTGCATGGTAGGAATATACGCCTTGCAGATAAGTCTTGCAGCACCGTCCACCTCATCCCTCTGCTGCAAACtgaaaggggggaggggtgggagcGGCTCTAACCCAAAGGCAGCTCAGCCCACGTGGAGAGCAGACCGTAGCCCCTCCCCATCTGAAGCATCAGTCCCCGGTTCCTGATCAATCAGGGAAGAGAATGCCGGTTCCTGCCGTGTCAGCTGATCCTTGCCGGGTATATAAAGGGCTGGAGGGAGCATATCCTGCGCTGTGAGCCACAGACACCAGAAAGTCTTCCAACATGAGCTACTCTCTGGAATCTATAGGTAGCCCCTCTTATAGGAGGATGGCGGAGATCCGGACCAGCTACAGTAGGACCAGCAGTTCCCCTACCAGCGGTTTCAGATCTCAGAGCTGGTCCAGAAGCACTCCTAACACCATTTCCTCCTCTTATAAGAGGACCAACCTTGCAGCTCCCAGAGGGTTCAGCTCCGGTGACAGTTTGGACCTGAGTCAGTCCTCCGGCTACAATGGGGACCTCAAGCAAGTCAGGTCCAACGAGAAAGAGCAACTGCAGGGACTTAATGACCGTTTTGCCGGCTACATCGATAAGGTCCACTACCTGGAGCAGGCGAACAAAGAGATCGAAGCAGAGATCCAAGCCCTGAGACAAAAGCAGGGTGGCTACAGCCAGCTGGGTGAGATGTACGAGCAGGAGATGAGGGAGCTGAGGACCAACCTGGAGCAAGTCAACCATGAGAAGGCGCAGATCATCCTAGACTCCGAACACCTAGAAGAAGACCTCCAGAGGCTGAAGGACAGGCATGACGAGGAGGCCAGGATCAAGGATGAGACGGAGTCTGCTATAAGGTCTATGAAGAAGGACATAGATGACACGTCCTTGATCAGGATGGATCTGGACAAGAAGGTGCAATCCCTGCAGGAAGAGATCGCCTTCCTGAAGAACCACCATGAGGAAGAAGTTGGCGAGCTCCTAGCTCAGATCCAGGCCTCACACATCACTGTAGAAAGGAAAGATTTCCAGAAAACAGATCTGGCCTCAGCCCTGAGGGAAATCCGCTCCCAGCTGGAGGGCCACTCCAACATCAACATGATGCAGACCGAGGAGGTCTTTAAAAACAGATATGCCAAGCTTACAGAGGCTGCCGAGCAGAACAAGGAGCAGATCAGGTCTGCCAAAGACGAGATGTCAGAATACAGAAGGCAATTACACAGCAAGACCGTGGAGCTGGAATCTGTCAGGGGTACCAAAGAGTCACTGGAGAGGCAACTGAATGACATAGAAGAGAGACACAACCATGATCTGTCAAGTTACCAGGTGAGTGCCCCAGTCTGCTGTAGATTTCCTTGGAGTTGAGCTGAGCTAAATTACACATTGTAGATGTAAGGCAGGGGCTATCCATGGGGCTGGACTGAGCTAAATTACACATTGTAGACTTGTAGATGTAAGGCAATAGCGATACATGGGGGTGGACTGAGCTAAATTACACATTGTAGACGTGTAGATGTATAGCAGAAGCTATCCATGGAGTTGAACTGAGCTAAATTACACATTGGAAACTTGTAGATGTAAGGCAAGAGCTATCCATGGGGGTGGGCTGAGCTAAATTACACTTTGTAGACTTGTAAATGTAAGGCAAGAGCTATCCATGTGGCTGGATTGAGCTAAAATACATATTGTAGACTTGTAGATGTAAGGCGATAGCTATCCATGGGGGTGGACTGAGCTAAATTACACATTGTAGACGTGTAGATGTATAGCAGAAGCTATCCATGGAGTTGAACTGAGCTTAACACATTGGAAACTTGTAGATCTAAGGCAAGAGCTATCCATGGGGGTGGACTGAGCTAAATTACACTTTGTAGACTTGTAGATGTAAGGCAAGAGCCATTTTGGAGTTGAACTGGTGCTAATTTGCTAAACTGGGCTAAAGGCTAGGCGAGTAGACACAGCGCATGGTCTATCCTGGGTGCTGAACTGAGCTAAATGATACATTGTAGGCTTGTAGGTGTTTGGAAGGAGCTACATGGTTCATTGTAGGTTTGTAGATGTATAGAAGGAGCTAAATGATACATTGTAGAAGCTAAAAGGTACATTGTAGACTTGTAGATGTATGGAATGGGCTAAATGGTACATTGTAGACTTGTAAATGTATGGAATGGGCTAAATGATACATTGTAAACTCAGAGATGTATGGAAGGAACTACAATGATACAACGTGGACTTGTAGATGTAAGGAAGAAGCTAAATGATAAATTGCAGACTTGTAGATGTATGGAATGAGCTATAATGCTACAATGTAAACTTGTAGATGTACGGAAGGAGCTTATTGATACATTGTAGGTTTGTAGATGTGCAGAAGGCGCTATTTGATACAATGTAGATTTGAAGATCTATGGAAGGAGCtaaatgatatactgtatacttgTAGATTTATGGAAGGAGCTGAATGATACATTAAAGACTTGTGGATGTAAGGAAATAGATAAATGATACAAATAGACGTGTAGTTGTTCTGGAGCTGTCCAGGGTGCTGAACTGGGCCAACAATACAATGGGGGATGCCGGAGCTGTCCAGGGTGCTGAACTGGGCCAACAATACAATGGGGGATGCCGGAGCTGTCCAGGGTGCTGAACTGGGCTAACAATACAATGGGGAATGCCGGAGCTGTCCAGGGTGCTGAACTGGGCCAACAATACAATGGGGAATGCCGGAGCTGTCCAGAATGCTGAACTGGGCCAGCAATACAATGGGGAATGCCGGAGCTGTCCAGGGTGCTGAACTGGGCTAACAATACAATGGGGGATGCCGGAGCTGTCCGGGGTGCTGAAGGGGAGTTCAGCACAACGTAAACTGCTTAGCATTGCAGATGTGTTTATAAGAGAACATTGTGTAGAGCAGGGAGTATAGAGCAAAGACTACATTTACCATGTCATTCTCTCTCTCAGGTACTGACCTTTTTTAATGCTTCGGCTTACAAAACGAGTTTACTTTTAAACTTAGAGGTGATCAAAAGTGTTTAAGGTGGCACAGAAGAAGTTCATGTTAGCTCTGatgttatttgatttttttttcctgcattccGTTTACaagagtgcatatttttttttttgtattgcttcgAGTTCTGTATATTTGCAAAGTGGGTGTTGCATTCTATGTTTTCTCAGGAGGACCCCCCACGCCCTCCTGTaggaatgtgcaatgtgctgcagGCAGCCCTATGTGTCTGTATAGGGCGCAGTGCTGTTTGCCCTGTAAGCTCTGCAGTAACACATGCCATCAGTGATCAGGGGGGTGTGGTGCAGCTTGTGAGTGACGCAGTGTGGCTGTGATAGAAGGGGAGTGGCGCAGTGTGTGGGGCAAGGTGACGCAGTATGACTGTTCCAAAGTGAGGGTGTGGTGCAGTGACAATGCATATACTGTGTGCCTGTGCACGGTGGAAGGGGTAGGGGGCGTGCTGCAGTATACTGCTATGGGATAAGACAGCAAAGTGCGTTGTTTTGGTGCAGTGAGACCGTTTGTGTCATTAAATGTCTATTTTAGGGGGTGTGGCACTGCCTATCTATGTGGTGCAACATGACAGCATATCTATATGGTGCAGTGTGTCAGGATGCCCTTGCCAGTCACATCAAAATCATTTCTGCCAGCTGCTTTATGCCTAATCCTCATGATAGGGTCTGTttcttccataggaaaccatccAGCAGCTGGATAATGAGCTGAGAGGAACAAAATGGGAAATGTCCCGCCACCTGAGGGAATACCAGGACCTGCTCAATGTCAAGATGGCTCTGGATATAGAAATTGCTGCATACAGGTACCAGGGCAGAGCCAGCAGAATATTAATAGCACTGCAGAGGCTGCAGGGAGCAGCAGGATGGGAAAAAACTTTCACATCTCTGGGTGTGGGAGGGAAACAGGGAGGATTCCAGCCTATCAGGAAGCAGACAAGCAATGCAGAGAAATCCTCATATTTTGTCCCAAACTGAGTAATGCATGAGAAGCTCTCATTTACATTGTATATATTCAACATTTTTTAGTGGAAATTTCTGCAGGGAAATGGTTACAGACAAGGCAAAACACTTTCAAGAATCAAGGGGACAGTTAAGAGGGCATTCATTGAAAAGTTCCTGTAAAACATTTATCAACATAAAAATACACAGAGATAAAGATAATTTATTACATGCCATGTATGGCTGGGTATAAAATGACAAATTATTACCCAGATTTACATCTAAGGCACTCAAGTAAATAAATGTGGGTATAGTTAGACTGTGTTCTAATTTAGTTCAATCATAAAGTATTATGGTCAGTGCAGCTGAGCTTGTATTTGTCATTCAAGGACAGATTCAAGTTTACAAGCAGCACAGTACTAGAAAGGGCAGGGAAAAAGCAGACAGGTAAAGCAAGACAAATTAAGAAATTGAATCATTGACATAACATTACtgagaatataaaaaatgtatggcAAAAATTATAAACAGCATTTGCCGTGCAGATGTATCCTAGATAACATAAACACCCTGATGTAATGAAGATTTGATTTTCTGGGTATATTTAATAAAGAAAGACACACATACCTTTCACAattgatcatttttattattccttGGACTAACTAACcctttattaaacattttttcaaCACATTAGAACTTGTAACCTAAAGTGGACTCATGCACACTTTTGTGGGCTAAGCAAAATTCAGCCAATCAGTTCATGAAGAATTACtgtacttttttaattttattttttgtgtcataGCGCACCTGGTACCTCATGTTGCTGAGATGATTCTCATGTTGCATTCAATTCTAAATGAACTGACAGACTGCTTCTTCTTAATTCAACCTACAAAATGTTGTCCTCCATTTAATACCATTAATGGGAACATTTTAAAGGATTAATATGGCACAGTGGGTGTAAAGTGACAGCTGTTAATGGGATTCTAGTCCCATGGGCTTACTTGGGCAGTGATGTCATAAGACTGCTTTATGCCCCCATGCAGTTTAAAAGCACTACAGGGACAAAGGAAATACCACATACAAAAACAGCCAAATTAGGCCCACAGGCTTCCCTAATCTGTAGTGACATTAACACACAGTATGCAATTATTACTGAGCTGGACAACTAAGATCTGATTTCTAATTGGTTATTGAATATTTATTCATAGAAATGCTTTTCGCACTGTTGTCAACtaatcccaaatgtatttaattggGCAATTTTACAAAAACTGGATACGTTGACCATAGAAACCAATTAATTTTTTTAGCTCATCTTAAATTCATGAATTGGGAGTTGTGACTAGTTACAAAACCtttactttgcttttttttttttttaaaaaaacctcACCATCTTCAAGAAAGTGTGAAACTGTTACATTAATAAATATCTTTACGTTTATAAAGTTGATGAAATCCTTGTTCTAATAAATCTACAATTGTCTTTATAGGAAACTTTTGGAAGGGGAAGAAACCCGCTACAGTTCATTCTCCAGCATTCCCTCAGGCCCCTCATCTTCATCCAGACAGGCACCTATCATGATATCCTCCACCCGAGTACAACATTCACGGGCTGAGGCACCAAGAGTTAAAGTGCAACACAAATTTGTTGAGGAGATCATTGAGGAGACCAAAGTTGAAGATGAGAGGTCAGACATGGAGGCAGCTTTGGCTGCTATGGCAGAAGAGTTTGCGGCAGGTCTTTTAGATGGAGATGAGCAGAAGGAAGATGAAGGAGAGGAAGataaagagggagaaggagaagaagagggagaaggtGAGGTTGAAGAGGAGATTGTAGCAGCTGTAAAATCCACAGTACAGGCAGCAGCaccaggagaggaagaggaggaaaaggaggaagaggcagaagaaGAGGGAGAGAAGGCAGAGGAAGAAGCAGAGGAGGAAGGTGAGAAAGgtgaagaagagggagaagaggaaggagaaaaagaagaagaagaagcagcagaggaggaaggggagaaggaggaagaagcAGAAGCAGTAGAGGGGGAGGTAGAGgaagaggaaaaggaagaagaaacaacagaagaagcagcagcagagggtgaggaagaggagggaaagacagaagaagaagaagagggtgaAAAGGCAGATGATGAGGGAGACAAAGAGGGAGCagaagaagagaaagaggaggTAGCAGAAGAAGAAGGTGGTGAGGAAGAAGCAGAAGCAGAAGAAGCTggaaaggaggaagaggagggtgagaaagaggaaggagagggagagcaggaggcagaaggagaagaagaggctaCAGAGGATGCACAGGAAGATGAAGTAGTAGAAGAGCCTTTTGTGGAGACTAAAATTGTGAGGGTAAA
It encodes:
- the NEFM gene encoding neurofilament medium polypeptide, giving the protein MSYSLESIGSPSYRRMAEIRTSYSRTSSSPTSGFRSQSWSRSTPNTISSSYKRTNLAAPRGFSSGDSLDLSQSSGYNGDLKQVRSNEKEQLQGLNDRFAGYIDKVHYLEQANKEIEAEIQALRQKQGGYSQLGEMYEQEMRELRTNLEQVNHEKAQIILDSEHLEEDLQRLKDRHDEEARIKDETESAIRSMKKDIDDTSLIRMDLDKKVQSLQEEIAFLKNHHEEEVGELLAQIQASHITVERKDFQKTDLASALREIRSQLEGHSNINMMQTEEVFKNRYAKLTEAAEQNKEQIRSAKDEMSEYRRQLHSKTVELESVRGTKESLERQLNDIEERHNHDLSSYQETIQQLDNELRGTKWEMSRHLREYQDLLNVKMALDIEIAAYRKLLEGEETRYSSFSSIPSGPSSSSRQAPIMISSTRVQHSRAEAPRVKVQHKFVEEIIEETKVEDERSDMEAALAAMAEEFAAGLLDGDEQKEDEGEEDKEGEGEEEGEGEVEEEIVAAVKSTVQAAAPGEEEEEKEEEAEEEGEKAEEEAEEEGEKGEEEGEEEGEKEEEEAAEEEGEKEEEAEAVEGEVEEEEKEEETTEEAAAEGEEEEGKTEEEEEGEKADDEGDKEGAEEEKEEVAEEEGGEEEAEAEEAGKEEEEGEKEEGEGEQEAEGEEEATEDAQEDEVVEEPFVETKIVRVKAEVQEKVAKEEAEEEEEGEKGKEETEEKSGDEEEEGDTTESSEQQEEEKGESEEKEEEVEGETKEDEEAGEDKEEGEAEEEKAGSPEEKSVEETVTVSKAASVGTEKGDVKEQEPEAEEASSPRDDGKEDTAVNGDVEEESEESEDKAVVTNGLDDSKSEDKDEKSQTVVITKKIETTTSEGEDGTKYITKSVTVTQKVEEHEETIQEKSVSTKKVEKVTSHAVVEEVTENK